One part of the Mycolicibacterium aromaticivorans JS19b1 = JCM 16368 genome encodes these proteins:
- a CDS encoding DUF445 domain-containing protein, with the protein MAAKHRLPGLPTEAVRTGTSLAESFAGADPEADAQRARALRRMKAVALSFLIGATVIFLACRWGQAHGGPAWIGYVGAAAEAGMVGALADWFAVTALFRHPLGLKIPHTAIIKRKKDQLGEGLGTFVRENFLSPAVVETKLRDAEVAGRLGKWLSEPSHAERVATEAGTVLRVVVELLNDDDIQQVIDRTIVRRLAEPQWGPPVGRVLGQLLAENRQEALIQLLCDRAFQWALNAGDTIERVVTRDSPSWSPKFVDQLVGDRIHRELMDFTDKVRRDPNHELRQSANRFLFEFASDLQNDDATIARAEAVKEQLMERDEVARAAETAWKTLKRLVLEGVDDPKSTLRTRVTESVMRIGESLRDDAELRDKVDNWIVRGAQHLVAQYGAEITTIITDTIERWDADEASRRIELHVGRDLQFIRINGTVVGSLAGLIIYTVAQLLF; encoded by the coding sequence GTGGCAGCCAAACATCGCCTCCCGGGGTTGCCGACGGAGGCAGTCCGCACAGGTACCTCGCTTGCGGAATCGTTCGCCGGTGCCGACCCGGAGGCGGACGCGCAACGAGCGCGTGCCCTGCGTCGGATGAAGGCGGTGGCGCTGAGCTTCCTGATCGGTGCCACCGTGATCTTCCTGGCGTGTCGCTGGGGTCAGGCCCACGGCGGCCCGGCCTGGATCGGGTACGTCGGTGCGGCCGCCGAGGCCGGGATGGTCGGCGCGCTGGCCGACTGGTTCGCCGTCACTGCGCTCTTCCGTCACCCGCTGGGGTTGAAGATCCCGCACACCGCGATCATCAAGCGCAAAAAGGATCAGCTCGGCGAGGGGCTCGGCACGTTCGTGCGGGAGAACTTCCTGTCGCCCGCGGTGGTGGAGACAAAGCTGCGCGACGCCGAAGTCGCTGGGCGCCTTGGCAAGTGGCTTTCCGAACCGTCACACGCCGAGCGGGTCGCCACCGAGGCCGGCACCGTGCTGCGGGTGGTGGTGGAACTGCTCAACGACGACGACATCCAGCAGGTGATCGATCGCACCATCGTCCGCCGTCTCGCAGAACCGCAGTGGGGGCCGCCGGTGGGCCGGGTGCTGGGGCAACTCCTGGCGGAGAACCGCCAGGAAGCCCTGATTCAGCTGCTGTGCGACCGCGCGTTCCAGTGGGCGCTCAACGCCGGCGACACGATCGAACGGGTGGTCACCCGTGATTCACCCAGCTGGTCACCGAAATTCGTCGACCAGCTGGTGGGGGACCGGATCCACCGCGAGCTCATGGATTTCACCGACAAGGTGCGGCGCGACCCGAATCACGAACTGCGGCAATCGGCCAACCGCTTCCTGTTCGAGTTCGCCAGCGATCTGCAGAACGACGATGCGACGATCGCCCGCGCCGAGGCTGTCAAAGAACAGCTGATGGAACGCGACGAGGTCGCACGGGCGGCCGAGACGGCGTGGAAGACGTTGAAACGCTTGGTACTCGAGGGTGTTGACGACCCGAAGAGCACGCTGCGAACCCGCGTCACCGAGTCGGTGATGCGGATCGGGGAGTCGCTGCGCGACGACGCCGAACTGCGCGACAAGGTGGACAACTGGATCGTGCGCGGCGCGCAGCACTTGGTCGCCCAGTACGGGGCGGAGATCACCACGATCATCACCGACACCATCGAGCGCTGGGACGCCGACGAGGCCAGCCGTCGCATCGAATTGCATGTCGGACGCGACCTGCAATTCATCCGGATCAACGGCACCGTGGTGGGCTCGCTGGCCGGCCTGATCATCTACACCGTGGCGCAATTACTGTTCTGA
- a CDS encoding helix-turn-helix domain-containing protein — protein MAQDGDLQAVVSNAAHDIGGFIRAQREAAQVSVRQLAEKAGVSNPYLSQIERGLRKPSAEVLSQIAKALRLSAEVLYIRAGILEPGEASMVHDAIIGDTVITERQKQVLLDIYTSFCQQNEAAREELIPE, from the coding sequence ATGGCGCAAGACGGCGATCTTCAGGCCGTGGTATCCAACGCCGCGCATGACATCGGTGGCTTCATCAGGGCGCAGCGTGAAGCCGCTCAGGTTTCGGTGCGGCAGTTGGCCGAGAAGGCCGGTGTCAGCAACCCGTACCTCAGTCAGATCGAACGGGGACTGCGGAAGCCGTCTGCGGAGGTGCTGAGCCAGATCGCCAAGGCGCTGCGGCTATCTGCCGAGGTCCTGTACATCCGGGCGGGAATTCTCGAACCGGGGGAGGCGAGCATGGTGCACGACGCGATCATCGGCGACACCGTGATCACCGAGCGTCAGAAGCAGGTGCTGCTCGATATCTACACCTCGTTCTGTCAGCAGAACGAAGCTGCCCGTGAGGAGCTCATCCCTGAGTAA
- a CDS encoding DUF2516 family protein, with product MQGVAGLVLQVVFWVVTAVTIYAFVNAAMQRPDAYTAAEKLTKPVWLVILGVAGLLSLFLGVTGVAIAAVATGVYLVDVRPKLLEVQGKSR from the coding sequence CTGCAAGGTGTGGCGGGTCTTGTTCTTCAGGTCGTCTTTTGGGTGGTCACCGCGGTGACCATCTATGCGTTCGTCAATGCCGCGATGCAGCGGCCGGATGCCTACACCGCGGCCGAGAAGCTCACCAAGCCGGTCTGGCTGGTGATCCTCGGTGTCGCGGGTCTGCTGTCGCTGTTCCTGGGAGTCACGGGCGTGGCGATCGCCGCCGTGGCCACCGGCGTCTACCTGGTGGACGTTCGGCCCAAGCTGCTCGAGGTCCAGGGGAAGTCGCGCTGA
- a CDS encoding DUF2599 domain-containing protein produces the protein MLLAVPFGLTLAAPAAAAPTPTPAPPYIDHVTWASWGDLKSLRVYPTPAGRAVAGQLLKPQTDIDEAWGEVLALAPDADLPGMRDQFVCHFRFAEFGQPGKTSWNLEPWRPVVDDQTMTEAGCNPGGLEEPF, from the coding sequence GTGCTCCTGGCCGTCCCGTTCGGGCTGACCCTCGCAGCTCCGGCTGCTGCCGCGCCCACTCCCACTCCCGCTCCGCCGTACATCGACCACGTCACGTGGGCCAGCTGGGGAGATCTGAAGAGCCTGCGGGTGTATCCCACGCCGGCCGGCCGCGCGGTGGCCGGTCAGTTGCTCAAGCCGCAGACCGACATCGACGAAGCCTGGGGTGAGGTGCTGGCGCTGGCACCCGACGCCGACCTGCCGGGAATGCGGGACCAGTTCGTCTGCCACTTCCGGTTCGCGGAGTTCGGTCAGCCTGGCAAGACCAGCTGGAATCTGGAGCCGTGGCGGCCGGTGGTCGACGACCAGACGATGACCGAAGCCGGCTGCAATCCGGGTGGCCTCGAGGAGCCGTTCTGA
- the deoC gene encoding deoxyribose-phosphate aldolase — translation MLNPAQVAALVDHTLLKPEATDADVIALVDEAVDLSVLAVCVSPSMVSVAVKAASTHPESLVVAAVAGFPSGKHLPAIKAQEALAAVDDGATEIDMVIDVGAALAGEIAQVAADIATVRFAVPGAVLKVIVESAALLSLADEATLVAVCRAAEESGADFVKTSTGFHPAGGASVVAIEIMAATVGGRLGVKASGGIRTAEHAIAMLDAGATRLGLSGTRAVLDGLAG, via the coding sequence ATGCTGAACCCCGCTCAGGTCGCCGCACTTGTCGACCACACGCTGCTCAAGCCCGAGGCCACCGACGCTGACGTGATTGCGCTGGTCGACGAGGCCGTGGACCTCAGCGTACTGGCGGTCTGTGTGTCCCCGTCGATGGTGTCCGTCGCCGTCAAGGCCGCGAGCACGCATCCGGAGAGCCTGGTCGTCGCCGCTGTCGCCGGGTTCCCGTCGGGCAAGCATCTGCCGGCCATCAAGGCGCAGGAGGCTCTCGCTGCAGTCGACGACGGTGCCACCGAGATCGACATGGTCATCGACGTCGGGGCTGCCCTGGCCGGCGAGATCGCCCAGGTGGCGGCTGACATCGCGACCGTCCGTTTTGCGGTGCCCGGAGCCGTCCTGAAGGTCATCGTCGAATCAGCCGCCCTACTGAGTCTGGCCGACGAGGCCACACTCGTCGCGGTGTGCCGGGCCGCTGAGGAGTCCGGTGCCGACTTCGTCAAGACCTCAACGGGATTTCACCCCGCCGGCGGTGCTTCGGTGGTCGCAATCGAGATCATGGCGGCGACCGTGGGCGGCCGGCTCGGCGTCAAAGCCAGCGGCGGTATCCGCACCGCCGAGCACGCGATCGCGATGCTCGACGCGGGCGCGACCAGGCTGGGCCTGTCCGGGACGCGAGCGGTGCTCGACGGGTTGGCGGGCTAA
- a CDS encoding DUF2993 domain-containing protein — translation MTNPPQGPNHPVGPGDPTTPAWAASPGQGAPTEYIPRPGGPADAPTQHIPHVPPPSATPPGEEPEEGKRGFLRDPLSMVLVVVIVLAVVIAGLLGTELYVRHVADTVVSKAVSCVVQDQAQVSFGAKPFLIQHLTKHYNGIHVQTAGNQIRQAKGMKLDLWLDDIQLNQTSNSAGTMGSLDATIAWTSDGIKQTVQDAIPFLGSLVSGVATSPSDGTIELQGGLGTVTVKPAVSNGALSLQVVSLTGLGMTLPRETAQPALDAFMSTLTKNLPMGIHADSVAVTDSGVTAKFVTQNATIPNGQQDPCFAGV, via the coding sequence GTGACGAATCCGCCACAGGGCCCTAACCATCCCGTCGGCCCCGGCGACCCGACCACGCCGGCATGGGCCGCCTCCCCGGGTCAAGGCGCACCCACCGAGTACATCCCCCGACCGGGCGGCCCCGCTGACGCGCCGACCCAGCACATCCCGCATGTGCCCCCGCCCTCGGCGACACCGCCCGGCGAAGAGCCAGAAGAGGGCAAGCGGGGCTTCCTGCGAGACCCGCTGTCGATGGTGCTGGTGGTGGTCATCGTCCTGGCCGTGGTGATCGCCGGGCTGCTGGGCACCGAGCTCTACGTGCGCCACGTTGCCGACACCGTGGTGTCCAAGGCCGTCTCCTGCGTGGTGCAGGACCAGGCTCAGGTCTCGTTCGGGGCCAAGCCCTTCCTCATCCAACACCTGACTAAGCACTACAACGGCATTCACGTGCAAACGGCAGGCAATCAGATCCGGCAGGCCAAGGGCATGAAGCTCGACCTGTGGCTCGACGATATCCAGCTCAACCAGACCTCCAACTCGGCCGGGACCATGGGCTCGCTTGACGCCACGATCGCCTGGACAAGCGACGGCATCAAGCAGACCGTGCAGGACGCCATCCCATTCCTGGGCAGCCTGGTCAGCGGAGTGGCGACATCGCCGTCGGACGGCACGATCGAGCTGCAGGGCGGGCTGGGCACGGTGACCGTCAAGCCTGCGGTGTCCAATGGCGCCCTGAGCCTGCAGGTGGTCAGCCTGACCGGTCTGGGCATGACCTTGCCGCGCGAAACCGCGCAGCCGGCGCTGGACGCCTTCATGTCGACGTTGACGAAGAACCTGCCGATGGGCATTCACGCGGACAGCGTCGCGGTCACCGACTCGGGCGTCACGGCCAAGTTCGTCACCCAGAACGCGACCATCCCCAACGGCCAGCAGGATCCCTGCTTCGCGGGGGTTTAG
- a CDS encoding carbon-nitrogen hydrolase family protein, whose translation MRIALAQLLSDTDPAVNLKLVEDYTRRAADAGARLVAFPEGTMCRFGVPLAPVAEPLDGAWADEVRRIAQGAGITVLAGMFTPAPDGRVTNTILATGPDVDAHYHKIHMYDAFGFAESEAVAPGREPVVITVDGVGVGITLCYDVRFPALYTELADRGAQLITVHASWGAGPGKLEQWTLLARARALDSQSFVAAVDQGYPGDELATSTKAPTGVGGSVVASPLGEVVAAAGDDPQLLVTDIDIDRVAPTRETLAVLRNRSEFAQIDKAESPR comes from the coding sequence ATGCGGATTGCGCTGGCCCAGCTGCTGTCGGACACCGACCCGGCCGTGAACCTGAAGCTGGTCGAGGATTACACCCGTCGCGCCGCTGACGCCGGTGCCCGACTGGTGGCCTTCCCCGAAGGCACGATGTGCCGCTTCGGTGTGCCGCTGGCCCCGGTGGCCGAACCACTCGACGGCGCCTGGGCCGACGAGGTGCGCCGGATCGCGCAGGGCGCGGGCATCACCGTGCTGGCCGGGATGTTCACTCCCGCCCCCGACGGGCGGGTCACCAACACGATCCTCGCGACGGGACCAGACGTCGACGCGCACTATCACAAGATCCACATGTACGACGCGTTCGGATTTGCTGAATCCGAGGCGGTGGCGCCCGGCCGGGAACCGGTCGTGATCACCGTCGACGGCGTCGGCGTCGGGATCACGCTGTGTTACGACGTTCGGTTCCCCGCGCTCTACACCGAGCTCGCCGACCGCGGGGCGCAGCTCATCACCGTGCATGCCTCGTGGGGCGCAGGGCCGGGCAAATTGGAGCAGTGGACGCTGCTGGCACGCGCTCGCGCGCTGGACTCGCAGTCTTTCGTCGCGGCCGTCGACCAGGGTTACCCGGGCGACGAACTGGCGACGTCGACCAAGGCGCCGACCGGTGTCGGCGGCAGTGTGGTGGCCTCGCCGCTCGGGGAAGTGGTAGCCGCGGCGGGCGACGATCCGCAGCTGCTGGTGACCGACATCGACATCGATCGGGTCGCGCCGACCAGGGAAACCCTCGCGGTACTGCGTAACCGCTCAGAGTTCGCTCAGATTGATAAGGCAGAATCGCCCAGGTGA
- a CDS encoding class I SAM-dependent methyltransferase gives MTRPPRPVGVPTRGTTNANRLRRADRWMVNSRRVRAALESTTSPVIVDLGYGRLPVTTLELAARLRAVRPDVRVVGLEIDPQRVVPEVDGVEFRVGGFELAGLRPVLVRAFNVLRQYPEEAVGQAWAQMRAQLAPGGLIVDGTCDELGRRCCWVLLDRDGPVSLTLACDPRHIDRPSDLAERLPKVLIHHNVPSQPIHDLLSSADRAWASAAGHSVFGPRDRWRAMLAELRAGGAPVEAQRRTVRDAVLTVPWSTVAPDVV, from the coding sequence ATCACTAGACCACCACGGCCGGTGGGTGTCCCCACTCGCGGCACCACCAACGCCAACCGGCTGCGGCGCGCCGATCGCTGGATGGTCAACTCGCGCCGGGTGCGCGCGGCGCTGGAGTCGACCACCAGCCCGGTGATCGTCGACCTGGGATACGGCCGATTGCCGGTCACCACACTGGAATTGGCCGCACGGCTTCGAGCGGTCCGGCCCGATGTGCGGGTCGTCGGGTTGGAGATCGACCCGCAGCGGGTGGTGCCCGAGGTCGACGGAGTCGAGTTCAGGGTCGGCGGTTTCGAGCTCGCCGGCCTGCGTCCGGTCCTGGTGCGGGCGTTCAACGTGCTGCGGCAGTACCCCGAAGAGGCGGTGGGCCAGGCCTGGGCGCAGATGCGGGCCCAACTGGCGCCGGGCGGGCTGATCGTCGACGGCACCTGCGACGAGCTCGGGCGGCGCTGCTGCTGGGTGCTGTTGGACCGTGATGGTCCCGTGAGCCTGACCCTGGCGTGCGACCCCCGGCATATCGACCGCCCGTCAGACTTGGCCGAGCGGTTGCCGAAAGTGCTTATCCACCACAATGTTCCGAGTCAGCCCATTCACGACCTGTTGTCGTCGGCAGACCGGGCGTGGGCGAGCGCAGCCGGGCATTCGGTGTTCGGTCCGCGTGATCGCTGGCGGGCGATGCTCGCGGAGCTGCGGGCGGGCGGTGCCCCCGTCGAGGCACAGCGACGCACCGTCCGGGATGCGGTGCTCACCGTCCCCTGGTCGACGGTCGCACCGGACGTAGTCTGA
- a CDS encoding DUF2505 domain-containing protein, protein MSRRMDYVIGLDKPVAELYQSFTSREYWEDLVAEHQQHTDSEMTHFHSDVTGTDIVFTHTVSRRDMPSMIAAVVPLRLTITREQHFDPFDAGTNSADGHYRALVPAAPLDFDGTYVLQQTGAGSELRLRSLCKVNVPLLGGKIEKWVLDGLRGLFDNERDFTRDWIASHH, encoded by the coding sequence ATGTCCCGCCGCATGGACTACGTCATCGGGCTCGACAAGCCCGTCGCTGAGCTCTACCAGAGCTTCACCAGTCGCGAGTACTGGGAAGACCTGGTCGCCGAGCATCAGCAGCACACGGATTCAGAGATGACGCATTTCCACTCGGACGTCACCGGCACCGACATCGTATTCACCCACACCGTGTCGCGCCGCGATATGCCGTCGATGATCGCCGCGGTGGTTCCGTTGCGGCTCACCATCACCCGCGAACAACATTTCGACCCGTTCGACGCCGGGACGAATTCGGCCGACGGACACTATCGGGCACTGGTGCCCGCCGCCCCCCTGGACTTCGACGGCACCTACGTGCTGCAGCAGACCGGCGCGGGAAGCGAACTGCGCCTGCGCAGCCTCTGCAAGGTCAACGTGCCGCTCCTCGGCGGCAAGATCGAAAAGTGGGTACTGGACGGTCTGCGCGGATTGTTCGACAACGAACGGGATTTCACCCGCGACTGGATTGCCAGCCATCACTAG
- a CDS encoding DUF2505 domain-containing protein produces the protein MPRSFDMATAYEGSVEQVHQALRDEQYWLARLADSGADHASLDSIRLTAGGGVDVATTQVLRVDRLPAVVTQFHHGDLEIRRVESWTGLVDGTAEATVSGAIPGAPVSLTGSAQLTPAELQAHLAFRATVEVRIPLVGGKVENLIGHQLVDLLIAEQQFTTRWIAENS, from the coding sequence ATGCCGCGCTCATTCGACATGGCCACCGCCTATGAGGGCAGCGTCGAACAAGTGCACCAGGCTCTGCGCGACGAGCAGTACTGGCTGGCGCGGTTGGCCGATTCCGGTGCCGACCACGCGTCGCTCGACTCGATTCGGTTGACGGCCGGCGGTGGCGTCGACGTGGCGACCACCCAGGTGCTCAGAGTCGACCGGCTGCCGGCCGTGGTCACCCAGTTCCACCACGGCGATCTCGAAATTCGCCGGGTGGAGAGCTGGACCGGGCTGGTCGACGGCACAGCCGAAGCAACTGTCAGCGGCGCCATCCCCGGAGCGCCGGTGTCATTGACCGGAAGCGCTCAGCTGACACCGGCAGAGTTGCAGGCGCACTTGGCTTTTCGCGCCACCGTCGAGGTTCGTATCCCACTGGTTGGCGGCAAGGTGGAAAATCTCATCGGCCACCAACTCGTCGACCTGCTGATCGCCGAGCAACAGTTCACCACCAGGTGGATCGCCGAGAACAGCTGA
- a CDS encoding UDP-N-acetylmuramate dehydrogenase — translation MRLPLRAVAAGNSYGGAALAENVPLAPLTTLRVGPVARRLITCTTTDQIVSTLRTLDGDCDGPVLVLAGGSNVVIADDLTDVTVVLLANRTISIEGGLLRAEAGAVWDDVVVAAVAAGLGGLECLSGIPGSAGATPVQNVGAYGVEVADYLTRVRLLDRRSSLVRWMPAADLGLGYRHSDLKGSSDAVVLEVEFGLDTDGCSAPLRYAELTGALGVPSGERAAPADVRRAVLSLRARKGMVLDVDDHDTWSVGSFFTNPVVPAGQFEELQGRADGPVPHYPADDGVKLAAGWLVENAGFGRGYPGSDGAPCRLSTKHALALTNRGGATTADVLALARTVRDGVRDSFGITLVPEPVLVGCSL, via the coding sequence GTGAGGCTACCGTTACGGGCCGTGGCAGCTGGGAATTCATACGGTGGCGCGGCGCTTGCCGAGAACGTGCCACTGGCTCCGCTGACCACTCTGCGGGTCGGTCCGGTTGCGCGCCGCCTCATCACCTGCACCACCACCGATCAGATCGTGTCGACGTTGCGCACCCTCGATGGCGATTGCGACGGCCCGGTTCTGGTGCTGGCCGGGGGGTCCAACGTGGTGATCGCTGATGACCTCACCGATGTGACCGTCGTGCTGCTGGCCAACCGAACGATCAGCATCGAGGGCGGTTTGCTTCGCGCTGAGGCAGGCGCGGTCTGGGATGACGTGGTCGTCGCGGCCGTCGCGGCCGGGCTGGGCGGACTGGAGTGCCTGTCCGGGATCCCGGGGTCGGCGGGCGCCACCCCGGTGCAGAACGTAGGCGCCTACGGCGTGGAGGTGGCCGACTACCTGACCCGCGTTCGGCTGCTCGACCGGCGCAGCTCGCTGGTGCGGTGGATGCCCGCCGCGGATCTCGGTCTCGGCTACCGGCACAGCGATCTGAAGGGCTCGTCCGACGCGGTGGTGCTGGAGGTGGAGTTCGGCCTGGACACCGACGGTTGCTCGGCGCCGCTGCGATATGCCGAGCTGACCGGCGCGCTCGGTGTGCCGTCGGGGGAGCGGGCTGCACCTGCCGACGTTCGCCGCGCCGTGTTGTCGTTGCGCGCCCGCAAGGGCATGGTGCTCGACGTCGACGACCATGACACCTGGAGTGTCGGATCGTTCTTCACCAATCCCGTTGTCCCCGCTGGGCAATTCGAAGAATTGCAGGGCCGGGCGGACGGTCCGGTGCCGCACTATCCGGCCGACGACGGGGTCAAGCTCGCGGCCGGCTGGCTGGTCGAAAACGCCGGTTTTGGCAGGGGTTACCCCGGCTCGGACGGTGCGCCGTGCCGGCTGTCGACCAAGCACGCGCTGGCGTTGACCAACCGCGGGGGCGCGACCACCGCCGACGTCCTGGCGCTGGCGCGCACGGTCCGCGACGGTGTGCGAGACAGCTTCGGGATCACTTTGGTGCCGGAACCTGTGCTGGTCGGCTGTTCGCTGTAG
- a CDS encoding L,D-transpeptidase — MSPADRPPINRRRALAALAVGVAAPGALAACMTTAGKQAEKQGPPPKASLNFSPANDAKDVLPTTPVSLEVKDGWLQHVALTNVDGKPVAGTLNRDRTAFTVTEPLGYGASYTWTGSAVGRDGQAVPIAAAFTTINPTKQVNGQFQLSDGQTVGVAAPIILQFDAAIDDKHKPDVEKALTVTTTPPNEGSWAWLPDEVGGSRVHWRTKEYYQPGTKVHVDARLYGVKFGDDSFGATDSTLDFTIGRRQVVKADATSHRIQVITDEGVIMDFPCSYGEADKPRNVTRSGIHVVSEKYADFYMTNLAAGYSNVHERWAVRISNNGEFIHANPASSGAQGNTNVTNGCINLSTGDAEQYFGTAMYGDPVEVTGTSIQLSYADGDIWDWAVDWNEWKSMSALSDTQPETSIPSSAPATPTDAPTLSGTPTTTTPTPTSSSSTSSTTSSTTTSTATPTTTGSATSGG, encoded by the coding sequence GTGAGCCCAGCCGACCGACCGCCGATCAACCGGCGACGCGCTTTGGCAGCGCTGGCGGTCGGCGTCGCCGCGCCCGGCGCGCTTGCAGCCTGCATGACCACGGCTGGCAAACAAGCCGAGAAGCAGGGACCCCCGCCGAAGGCATCGCTGAACTTCAGCCCGGCCAACGACGCCAAGGATGTGCTGCCCACAACCCCGGTGAGCCTCGAGGTCAAGGACGGCTGGTTGCAGCACGTTGCGCTGACCAACGTCGACGGTAAGCCCGTGGCCGGCACACTCAACCGCGATCGCACCGCCTTCACCGTCACCGAACCCCTGGGTTACGGCGCGTCCTACACCTGGACCGGTTCGGCGGTCGGACGCGACGGGCAGGCTGTACCGATCGCCGCGGCGTTCACCACGATCAACCCCACCAAACAGGTCAACGGCCAATTCCAGCTGTCCGACGGACAGACCGTCGGCGTGGCCGCGCCGATCATCTTGCAGTTCGACGCCGCGATCGACGACAAGCACAAGCCCGATGTCGAGAAGGCGCTGACCGTCACCACCACGCCGCCGAACGAGGGTAGTTGGGCCTGGCTGCCCGACGAGGTGGGCGGCTCGCGGGTGCACTGGCGCACCAAGGAGTACTACCAACCGGGAACCAAGGTCCATGTCGACGCCCGCCTCTACGGGGTGAAGTTCGGCGATGACTCCTTCGGCGCGACGGACTCGACGCTCGACTTCACGATCGGCCGCCGGCAGGTGGTCAAGGCCGATGCGACGTCGCACCGCATCCAGGTGATCACCGACGAGGGCGTGATCATGGACTTCCCGTGCAGCTATGGCGAAGCCGATAAGCCCCGCAACGTGACCCGCAGCGGCATTCACGTCGTGAGCGAGAAGTACGCCGACTTCTACATGACCAACCTGGCCGCCGGATATTCGAATGTCCATGAGCGCTGGGCAGTTCGGATCTCCAACAACGGCGAGTTCATCCACGCCAACCCGGCCAGCTCCGGTGCACAGGGCAATACCAACGTCACCAATGGCTGCATCAACCTGTCCACCGGCGATGCCGAGCAGTACTTCGGCACCGCCATGTACGGCGACCCCGTCGAGGTGACCGGCACGTCGATCCAGCTGTCCTATGCCGACGGCGACATCTGGGACTGGGCGGTGGACTGGAACGAGTGGAAGTCCATGTCGGCGCTGTCTGATACCCAGCCCGAGACGAGCATCCCGAGCAGCGCACCGGCCACCCCGACCGACGCGCCGACCTTGTCGGGCACTCCCACGACGACCACCCCGACACCGACGAGTTCGTCCTCCACGAGTTCGACGACGAGTTCCACCACCACCTCTACGGCAACCCCGACGACGACCGGTTCGGCTACGAGCGGCGGTTGA
- a CDS encoding SDR family NAD(P)-dependent oxidoreductase gives MITPDAHSRVAVVTGASSGIGEATSKALAALGFHVVTVARRADRIERLADEIGGTAIVADVTDDAAVTALAESVPRVDVLVNNAGGAKGLESIADANVDNWRWMWETNVLGTLRVTRALLPKLVESGDGLIVTVTSIAALEVYDNGGGYTAAKHAQGALHRTLRGELLGKPVRLTEIAPGAVETEFSLVRFGGDEQRADAVYSGITPLVAADVAEVIGFVASRPSHVNLDQIVLRPRDQASASRFNRRS, from the coding sequence ATGATCACTCCAGACGCCCATTCCCGTGTAGCGGTAGTGACCGGGGCGAGCTCCGGCATCGGCGAGGCGACTTCCAAAGCTCTTGCCGCCCTTGGCTTTCACGTGGTCACGGTGGCACGCAGGGCCGATCGGATCGAACGGCTGGCCGACGAGATCGGCGGCACCGCCATTGTGGCCGACGTCACAGACGATGCGGCCGTCACCGCGTTGGCCGAGAGCGTGCCGCGGGTGGATGTCCTGGTCAACAACGCCGGCGGCGCCAAAGGCCTGGAATCGATCGCCGACGCGAACGTGGACAACTGGCGCTGGATGTGGGAGACCAACGTCCTCGGGACACTGCGGGTGACGCGGGCATTGCTGCCCAAGCTCGTCGAATCCGGTGACGGATTGATCGTCACGGTCACCTCGATCGCCGCGCTCGAGGTCTATGACAACGGGGGCGGGTACACCGCCGCCAAGCACGCCCAGGGCGCTCTACACCGGACGCTGCGCGGCGAACTACTCGGAAAACCGGTGCGGCTCACCGAGATTGCGCCGGGAGCCGTGGAGACGGAGTTCTCGCTGGTGCGTTTCGGCGGCGACGAACAGCGAGCCGACGCGGTCTATTCGGGTATCACCCCGCTGGTGGCCGCCGACGTCGCCGAGGTGATCGGCTTCGTCGCGTCACGGCCGTCGCACGTCAACCTGGACCAGATCGTGCTGCGGCCCCGAGATCAGGCCAGCGCCAGCCGGTTCAACCGCCGCTCGTAG